Genomic DNA from Selenomonas sp. oral taxon 126:
AGTGATTCCTTAGCCGCCCTGCAGATTTTCCGCAGGCGGTGGCTCATACCCGACTTGCTGATGTGGCAGAGCGCCGCGAGCTCCGCCATGCTGATCTCAGGATGCGCGCGGCGCATCCGGGCCGTCTCGCGCAGATCCTCGGAGAGCGTCGTGAGACGCCCCGCCGCTGCAAGGCGCTCAATCGCCGCCAGCTGCTCCGCCGCCGCATCCACGGCGCGCTGCAGATTTGCCGTCTCCACATTGACGAGGCGGTTCACCTGCGCGCGCACCTCCTTCAGATTGCGTGCAACCTCGATCTGCTCCGCCGCCTCCTCCGCGCCGATGAGCGCGAGGAAGTCCATGACGGCATCCCCCTCCTTGAGGTAGACGACGTAGCTGTCGCGCCGATCGGTCAGACCGACGGGGAAATGCAGCCGCCGCAGGAGTGTGTGGAGAGCGCGCCCCATTGCTGCACTCTTCGACGCAATCTCGAGGTGACAGCTCGCCTCGGGACGGTTCACGCTGCCGCCGCCGAGGAACGCGCCGCGCAGATACGCCGCGCGGCAGCATTTCTTGCGAATCAGCGCCATATCCGTTCCCGTGAGGGCGGCTCCATCGCGCAGCCCAAGGCGCGTGAGGAGCGGCGTGACCGCCGCCCCCGCCGCAATGTTGACAATGTACGTGCGCCGCCGCAGCTGCGGCGTGCGCTCCATCGCAACCGTGGTCTCGATCGCCGTGTCCATCGTGCGCAGGAGTCGGATCACACGGCGTGCAACGGCGGCACTTGCCGCCTCGAACCGCAACCCGAGGCCGTGCTCCCCGTCTGTCACCATCGATGCGCCCATGCGCAGGAGCGCGGCGAGCTCCGCCGTCTGGCAGCAGACACGCTCCTCGTCCGTGCGCGAGAGCGCATTCTTTACATCCGAGGCAAACGACGGCATCTCAGCTCACCCGAAGATCGTAGATCATGCGCATGACATTGCGGCTGAGCTTGTCGGGATCATGCCGCACGGCGTCC
This window encodes:
- the whiA gene encoding DNA-binding protein WhiA — translated: MPSFASDVKNALSRTDEERVCCQTAELAALLRMGASMVTDGEHGLGLRFEAASAAVARRVIRLLRTMDTAIETTVAMERTPQLRRRTYIVNIAAGAAVTPLLTRLGLRDGAALTGTDMALIRKKCCRAAYLRGAFLGGGSVNRPEASCHLEIASKSAAMGRALHTLLRRLHFPVGLTDRRDSYVVYLKEGDAVMDFLALIGAEEAAEQIEVARNLKEVRAQVNRLVNVETANLQRAVDAAAEQLAAIERLAAAGRLTTLSEDLRETARMRRAHPEISMAELAALCHISKSGMSHRLRKICRAAKESLINSAPPS